The Candidatus Methylomirabilis lanthanidiphila genome includes the window GGCGCCAAATTGGATACTGTCACAGTCGAGCGTCTCCATGGTAACCCGGCCAACTACGACGCGATGCTTAACTTCTTTGCTGAGCGGCTACCGGAACTCGTTCCCCAAGACGGCATAGAGGTCGTCTATGTCGTCCCTGTTGGTGGTACGGACGCGTCAAACGTCGGGTTATGGGTCAACGCCATCCGCCTCTATCGTCGCAAGGTTCAACTTCTGTACGTCATGCCGGACGAACGCGTGGATGTGCTCGCGCTCCACGTTGTGCTATTGCGGGAGACTTTCTGCGCTCAGGCTGCCGCACATTTGTCTGCGCATGACTACGCAGCTCTTGGACGATTGCTGCAAGCCGAGCCGGATCTCGCGCAGTCGTGGGCGGTGTCGCTCAGCGCCTATGCGCACCATCGCCTACACTTCGACTTCACCCGCGCCCAGGCCGAACTTACTAAGGCTCAGCAAATCGCCTTCGGCGAGAAGCGCGCGCAGATAGGACGTCTCCAGACGTCGCTTACACCGTTTTTGCAACGTACTGCTGCACCTACCTCTGAGTCGCCTGATTCCGAATGGACTGCATGGCTCGATCGCCAACGTCAGTTTCTTGGAGAGCTCTTTATCCACCTTCAGGTTAAAGCGGATCAGGAGCAGTGGATCGAATTCCTGGGACGACTATTTCGGTTGCATGAAGCCATACTGCGCTTTGCGTTTGAACAGCAGACACGGCACAACACAGACGGAAATGACCGGCGAGGATACCCGGACTATGCGAAGGCGTTGAGCGCTGACCCTGCACTGCAAACATACCTCAACGATAAGTGCGTAAAGGAAGCGCGGCCGACGACATACGCACTCGGACTCGCGGTAGAGTTCTGGGTTACGGAACACGGCAGGGGACCGGAATTGGGACCGGTACGTGCAGCGGCTCAACAAATGGAGAAGTTGAGTGAGCTTCGCAATAAGAGCGCTATTGCGCACGGCTACGAGGGTGTAAGTGCTGCGCAAATCGAGCAGGTCGTTGCCATTAAGGATCTGTTGGATGCGGTTCGCCGTGGCCTGACCGCACTGAAGGTGACGATCAACGATTCCCCTTTCATTCAAGTCCGGAACCTGCTGCGCGAAGCACTGAGAGGCAATAGCCGCTGAGTCAAAATAGGTTGGCCTTGAAGAAGAGGATCGCATTACCATCCCCAAATCAGTCGTCACGATCGACCAGAGCAACGGTTCGAGGGAGTGCCCTGACGAAGAAGGGATCGGCACCGACCAGACGTGTTCGCGATCGTGACTCGTGGAAGGGAGGGGGACCGAACAGACGTATTCGTGATACGTGACCGTGACCGGGTGTCCGGCGATCACGATCCACGATCACGTCGTCACGGTTCAAAGTAGCGTCCTGACGGAGAGAGGCTGAACTGAAATGCGAGCCCGGGGTAAGAAAGGTTATGGAGAGACAGGACCTCAAAGAATTGAATGGGAAGGTGCTGTTTCGTGAGGGGCTCGAGCGGGGGATTCTGCGCCTGGTCGACCAGTTCAAGGTTGTTGGGCGCTAGAGGTCATCGTTTTCGGGCCACTCGCCCGTGGTGAGATGTGATACCGACCTCATTATCCTCTCTGAGGAGGGTCCGCGAGGATGTCTGTAGGAATGAGTCGTTTTCGCAGTGCGGTTCGGGTCTTCCTCACGCCCGAGACCCTGCTGCCTTTTCTTCTTGGCTCCGTCTCCCTTGGGGTGCTGAGCAATGCTATCTATGGGTTGCTGACGAACGCGCTTGGTACCACCGGATGGGCACTCATCGGTCTCATCGTGGGGGTTCTGGCGATCTTCATCCTCTGCGTATGGGCCTTTGCGATGGTGGTGTCCAGAATCGGGCGGCCCTTGGGTGCTCACACCCGTGCGCCTGCGAAGCATAAGGGGCTGATCCTGCTGGTAAGCCGGTCGGAACCGTGTGAGAGGGCCATTGCCTATCATCGGCCGATGCTCCAGCGAGTCTGGCTGCTCTGCAGCGCCCAGACGCTTCCAATTGCTCAGCAACTTCAGAGCGCCAATTCCGATCTTCTCATCGACGATCCAATAGTCATCAATGATTTGCATAACCCGATTGAGGTGAAGGGTCGGATCGAGGACATCTACGCCGAACTTCCGTCTGGGTGGGAGGAATGGGGGGTCATTGCAGATTATACGGGGATGACA containing:
- a CDS encoding CRISPR-associated protein (), which translates into the protein MSVGMSRFRSAVRVFLTPETLLPFLLGSVSLGVLSNAIYGLLTNALGTTGWALIGLIVGVLAIFILCVWAFAMVVSRIGRPLGAHTRAPAKHKGLILLVSRSEPCERAIAYHRPMLQRVWLLCSAQTLPIAQQLQSANSDLLIDDPIVINDLHNPIEVKGRIEDIYAELPSGWEEWGVIADYTGMTAHCSVGAALACLSPTRHLQYTPAVFDENRNPIGSAEPIEVRRDWALAGLAPKSPE